Genomic DNA from Candidatus Methylomirabilota bacterium:
CGGCCGCCGCAGTCTCATCTATCGCGGCCGGCGCACTGTCCCGCACGAGCGCCGGAGCTTCGGGCGCCTGGCCACGGTCAGCCACTGGGACGTCGAGCAGCACGAGGTGGTGATCGACTTCGAGGGCGATCTCGTGAGTGATCTCCAGGCGCACCTGCGGCGCTCCCGCGCCGGCGGCTGAAAAAGGCCCATCTGCGGCCGTCGCTCGCACCTGGACCTCGCACCTGGACCTTTTGACCTAGGGCGTCCCCTATGGCACGATCGATTCCCGGCGGGGCCATGTCGGCCCTGCGTCACTCACATCAGGAGCCATCCATGCGCGTGTACTACGACATCGATCTCGGCGGCCGCACCATCACGAAGCGGGAGCTTCACGGCGAGGACGTGGTCAAGGCGGGCCGGTACCTGATCGCCAAGACCCTCGTCGAGATGGGCGCGGCCACCGTCGAGCCGCTTTCCCCGCAGAACCCGCTCATCTTCTCGGCCGGTCCCTTTGCCGGCACGAGCTTCTCCAATGCCAATCGCACCAGCGTGGGCTGCAAGAGCCCGCTCACCGGCGGCGTCAAGGAGGCCAACGGCGGGGGGACCTTCAGCTACGGCCTGGGCCAGCTCAAGATCGCGGGCTTCACTCTCCTGGGCGCCTCCACGGAGTGGGTGGTTCTCCACTTCAAGAAGGACGGCAGCCTCGCCTTCGAGGACGCGGAGCCCTATCTCGGCAAGGGCAACTTCGAGGCGAATGACATGCTGCACGCGCGGTACGGCAAGAAGGTCACCATCGCGCTCTGCGGCCCCGTGGGCGAGTACGAGGGGCTCCTTGCGGGCATCGCCTTCAGCGACAAGGATGGCCGGCCGGCGCGGCTGGCCGCTCGGGGAGGGGTGGGGGCGGTGATGGGCTCGAAGAAGGTCAAGGCCATCGTGGTCGATCTCGACAAGATCCCCCCCATGCACGACGGCAAGAAGGTCACCTCCAGCATCAAGGACTACGCCAAGATGCTGCAGGCCGACGGCATGGTGCAGAACTTCTACGCCAAGATCGGCACCATGGGCATGGCGGATGTCCAGAACCAGATGGGCGGCCTGCCCGTGCGGAACTTCAGCGTGGGAAGGCTGGCCGACGTGGCGGCGGGAGAGAAGTTCAAGATGGGCGGCGATTTCATCGGCGAGCTCAACACCTCGCGGGGCGGCGAGCAGACGCACTCCTGCATGCCCGGGTGCGTCATCCAGTGCAGCAACGTCTACCACGATGCCGCGGGCAAGGAAGTGGTCTCCCCGGTGGAGTACGAAACGCTCGGGCTCCTGGGCACCAACTGCGGCATCAGCGACCCCGACGATCTCGCCCAGCTCAACTACGTCGCCAATGACCTCGGGGTGGACACCATCGAGCTCGGGGCCATGCTCGCCGTGCTCATGGAGGCGGGGCTCGGCGGCTTCGGCGACGTCAAGTTCATGACCGACTGCCTGGTGGAGATCCGCAAGGGAACGGAGAAGGGAAAGGTGTGGGCCCAGGGCACCGCGCGGGTGGGGGAGCACTACAAGGTGCGCCGCGTGCCCGTCATCAAGAAGCAGGCCATCAGCGCCTATGATCCGCGCGTGGTCGAGGCCACGGGGATCTCGATGATGGCCACGGCCCAGGGCGCCGATCATACGGCGGGCAACCTGCCCCGGCTCAAGACGCGGGAGATGGACCTGGAGTCGCTCGTGAGCCAGAGCCTGCTGCACCAGACCCGGGTGGCCGCCAACGATTCGCTCGGGCTCTGCATCTTCGGCATGAGCGTGACCAACCCCAACACCGA
This window encodes:
- a CDS encoding aldehyde ferredoxin oxidoreductase C-terminal domain-containing protein encodes the protein MRVYYDIDLGGRTITKRELHGEDVVKAGRYLIAKTLVEMGAATVEPLSPQNPLIFSAGPFAGTSFSNANRTSVGCKSPLTGGVKEANGGGTFSYGLGQLKIAGFTLLGASTEWVVLHFKKDGSLAFEDAEPYLGKGNFEANDMLHARYGKKVTIALCGPVGEYEGLLAGIAFSDKDGRPARLAARGGVGAVMGSKKVKAIVVDLDKIPPMHDGKKVTSSIKDYAKMLQADGMVQNFYAKIGTMGMADVQNQMGGLPVRNFSVGRLADVAAGEKFKMGGDFIGELNTSRGGEQTHSCMPGCVIQCSNVYHDAAGKEVVSPVEYETLGLLGTNCGISDPDDLAQLNYVANDLGVDTIELGAMLAVLMEAGLGGFGDVKFMTDCLVEIRKGTEKGKVWAQGTARVGEHYKVRRVPVIKKQAISAYDPRVVEATGISMMATAQGADHTAGNLPRLKTREMDLESLVSQSLLHQTRVAANDSLGLCIFGMSVTNPNTEFIANAANAAHGTSLTKDFFEALGRETLRFEKEFNRQAGFTEKDDELPEFFYTEPIPPTNHVARFHGPDVHRMYERLPA